The region GGCTTAAGTATCGTGACTTGAAtctcgtgataatatcgtattgtgacttaaatatctttacttgaatatcatgataatatcgtattgtgacataaatatcgtgacttgaatatcgtgataatatcgtattgtgacataaatatcgtgacttgaatatcgtgataatatcttattgtgacataaatatcgtgacctgaatattgtgataatatcgtattgtgacttcaAAATATCGTGACCTGATATGTGACCTgaatgataatatcgtattgtgccTTAAATATCGTATACTTGAATAtcatcgtgataatatcgtattgtgacataaatatcgtgacttgaatatcgtgataatatcttattgtgacataaatatcgtgaCCTGAAtcttgtgataatattgtgacaatatcgtattgtgacttgaATATTGTGTcttgaatatcgtgataataaCGTATTGTGGCTTAAGTATCGTGACTTGAAtctcgtgataatatcgtattgtgacttgaATCTTGTGATTAAATCGTATTGTCAACTTCTCAGGACTTTAAGCGTTAGTGTCAGAAGTCAAAGttattgcttgtgtttgttgttgcctCCTTCAGGAGGTGAGTCACTGTTTCCAGCTGCTCACCTCACTGTTCCAGGCTCCGCCCACCATCGCCGTCCCGTTCATCCAGAGCCTCGGTCCAGCGCTCCTGCGATTCCTCCAGGTACTgtgagcgccctctgctgctgacacacacacgcacacacactgagcgaAAGCACAAGGACAAACGCATTTGACATGAAGAccatttcatgtgttcatgtctctctggttcatgtgttcacaggaCGTGGAGCGGACTCGTCCTCAGACTCctcaggagctgcaggaggttCTGGACGGAGTGCGGGCCATGGAGGCTCTAGTCCAGGCTGCGGACGAATCACAGcgtgagtgacagagagagaggagctcaGGCTCCGCCCACGACCATGAACTCACCCTGTCCtcaggtgtaaacaggaagtaacagAGTCAAGACTagtgctaagctaactactctAATTTCCTCATCATTTTAAGCCAGCTACTCAGTAGTTGCTAACTATTGTCCTGGGTAATGCTAAGCTACCTACTGACTTGGTGCTAATACTAGTGTTATTCTGGTAACCGTGAAGTGCAGGAGGTGTTAGCAAAGCGTTGATTAGTTGCTGCGTCGTCTGACCCTCAGGTCCTCAGCTGGTGGCCATCTTACTCCCGCTCCTCATTTCCTTCCTGCTGGATGAAAACACTCTTGGCTCCGCCCCCGCTTCTTCCCGCTCCCTCCATGAGGCGGCGCTCAAGGACCTAATGCGGCTCGGCCCCCAGCATTCCACCGTCTTCAGGTACGATCGACAAACGTCCGTCCTGGATAAGTGAATAAACACCGAGTTAAAAGGGGCGTGGCTGATGTGTTTCCCCGCCCTCAGGTCTCTCATCAGGTCGTCTCCTCACCTCAAGTCTCGTCTTGAAGCGGCCGTCAGAGGAAACCAGGAGTGTGTGAACGCTAAAGCCAACAGTGCTAACCCTGCGGCCAAGGCGTCCCCTAGCATCACACTCAAGACCAACTTCCTGTGAGTCCAGACCAACTTCCTGTGAGTCCACTGACCACATGTCCACCGTCTCCTGGGACAAACggctcttccttttttttttcttttgtcattaaCGGATTTATTCTTTTCTACATTTAGACGACAGAATAAATCAGTAAagaggggaggggcttgtgtgtgtgtggctggacATCAATGTCTGAAGAAAGCCAAATATTAGAGACGAGACTACGTGTGCGCAAATACTGTGAGGGAGTGGATTTTACGAGCATCCGTGAATGCATCACAACTGAGCAGAAAtatcacagacagacatggtTAGATTTTTAGTCTCTTTATTTGCTCATAAAAAGggaaatatacacaaatatatttgtCCTTCACACTTTGTCCACATGGAAACCCAGAAAAATGAAAGACGAACTGAACTCTCTTCAAAACTCCACATGAAAGGAAACAATCGTGCATAAACTGACTGTGAATCCACATGTTTGCCTGTGTTGACGGTGCACTCTGTTTCTCCTGTCGCACTTGCATCCCAGAATGAAGACGATGTGAGAAGAAGTCTCATGAAACGGAGAAGTTAACTTtctctgtgtggacagaaaGGACAGACGGGACACGTGTCCCAGACGTTCACAGCCACTGCACCATGGACAAGTCTCCACTGTAGTTAACGCTGGTTTATAAAAAACTCTCATCATCTTCTGACCTGTTCTGTTCCTCACACTGTGATCAATGACaggtgtaataaaataaataacacactaCGTCACTTTAAGTCTTCCatatctatgtcacatgttcacatctttatctcactgttacacagacatCTGTAAACCAcgccaaaccccatagagaaaatcagtgattttagctgcagggacacaggagctgctggtcctctgctgcctcgtgtggtcactttgtgtcactgaagttaatctGAGCAAAGATTTTCAAATGCCCAATTTATAAAAtgagacattagaacttagtgattacatgtcatttagcagacgcttttatccaaagcgacttacaatggaatcaagtacaattagccaggggtggaatcgaacttgcgaccatgatgtctttggtacacaaggtagggtcttaaccactgagccactccaccccagtgatggaggcagcagtggatcaacaactgtgtgtgtgatgttaaaatcactgatttcctctgaggtttggtgtgagagggtgagtggTTTCTGTCACCATCTTA is a window of Solea senegalensis isolate Sse05_10M unplaced genomic scaffold, IFAPA_SoseM_1 scf7180000017706, whole genome shotgun sequence DNA encoding:
- the LOC122764835 gene encoding HEAT repeat-containing protein 5A-like isoform X1, with the protein product MEALVQAADESQRPQLVAILLPLLISFLLDENTLGSAPASSRSLHEAALKDLMRLGPQHSTVFRSLIRSSPHLKSRLEAAVRGNQECVNAKANSANPAAKASPSITLKTNFLMKTM
- the LOC122764835 gene encoding HEAT repeat-containing protein 5A-like isoform X2 is translated as MEALVQAADESQRPQLVAILLPLLISFLLDENTLGSAPASSRSLHEAALKDLMRLGPQHSTVFRSLIRSSPHLKSRLEAAVRGNQECVNAKANSANPAAKASPSITLKTNFL